From Herbiconiux flava, one genomic window encodes:
- the rpoZ gene encoding DNA-directed RNA polymerase subunit omega yields the protein MPTNKLGIIDPPIDELLSKVDSKYALVIFASKRARQINDYYADLHEGSLFDNVGPLVDSTIDDKPLSVAMHEINEDKLTIRPAAPIE from the coding sequence GTGCCCACCAACAAACTCGGCATCATCGACCCGCCCATCGACGAGCTGCTCTCGAAGGTCGACTCGAAGTACGCCCTGGTGATCTTCGCCTCCAAGCGCGCTCGCCAGATCAACGACTACTACGCCGACCTGCACGAGGGAAGCCTCTTCGACAACGTCGGCCCGCTGGTCGACTCGACCATCGACGACAAGCCGCTCTCGGTCGCCATGCACGAGATCAACGAGGACAAGCTGACGATCCGCCCCGCGGCGCCCATCGAGTAG
- the gmk gene encoding guanylate kinase, which produces MNPPDVDRVAASRAAVAARRARASVKRAVTERRLSAVAVLETALGSTESIEAGMRVRDLLMAIPGLGPVRIERVMDSLGIAASKRLSGLGVHQQQRLREYLERRAPKVAATGDSRLVVLAGPTAVGKGTVSTYIRENYPEVHLSVSATTRAPRPGEVEGVSYYFVSDEEFDRMIEAGEFLEWAVVHNKSRYGTPRTPIDRALAAGTSVLLEIDIQGARQVKAAEPSATLVFLLPPTWDELVRRLIGRGTETAEEQERRLTTAKVELAAQDEFDFRVVNRDVQAAAAEVVELMQIQKATDLPSKE; this is translated from the coding sequence ATGAACCCGCCCGATGTGGACCGTGTCGCCGCCAGCCGGGCCGCCGTAGCGGCCCGGCGTGCCCGTGCATCCGTCAAGCGAGCCGTCACCGAGCGGCGGCTGAGCGCCGTCGCCGTGCTCGAGACCGCCCTCGGCAGCACTGAGAGCATCGAGGCCGGCATGCGCGTGCGCGACCTGCTGATGGCCATCCCCGGCCTCGGGCCCGTGCGGATCGAACGCGTGATGGACTCGCTCGGCATCGCGGCGTCGAAGCGCCTGTCGGGACTCGGGGTGCACCAGCAGCAGCGGCTCCGGGAGTACCTCGAGCGCCGGGCGCCCAAGGTCGCGGCCACCGGCGACAGCCGCCTGGTCGTGCTGGCCGGGCCGACGGCGGTCGGCAAGGGCACCGTGTCCACGTACATCCGCGAGAACTACCCCGAGGTGCACCTCTCGGTCTCGGCCACCACGCGGGCGCCGCGCCCGGGCGAGGTCGAGGGCGTGAGCTACTACTTCGTCTCCGACGAGGAGTTCGACCGGATGATCGAGGCGGGGGAGTTCCTCGAGTGGGCCGTGGTGCACAACAAGTCGCGCTACGGCACGCCGCGCACCCCGATCGACCGCGCCCTCGCGGCCGGGACGAGCGTGCTGCTCGAGATCGACATCCAGGGCGCCCGCCAGGTGAAGGCAGCCGAGCCGAGCGCCACGCTCGTGTTCCTGCTGCCCCCGACCTGGGACGAACTGGTGCGCCGGCTGATCGGCCGCGGCACCGAGACGGCCGAGGAGCAGGAGCGCAGACTGACCACCGCGAAGGTCGAACTGGCGGCCCAGGACGAGTTCGACTTCCGCGTCGTGAACCGCGATGTGCAGGCCGCGGCGGCGGAGGTCGTAGAATTGATGCAGATTCAGAAGGCGACTGACCTTCCCAGCAAGGAGTGA
- the pyrF gene encoding orotidine-5'-phosphate decarboxylase, producing the protein MSGAPFGARLDGAFAAHGHLCVGIDPHPYLLQEWGLGRDAAGVRDFGLRVVEAAAGRVGIVKPQVAFFESFGSAGFAALEDVLAAARAVGLLVIGDAKRGDIGSTNDGYAAAWLTAGSSLEVDALTVTAYTGVGALSGLLDTAEAAGKGAFVLSATSNPEARVLQTATTDAGENPGRTVARLVADEVAARNTDRTRLGDHGLVLGATQRLEDYGFTGDAGRTLSTTPVLAPGFGFQGASFDSIPAVFGQLAPNVVVSVSRSVLALGSASPAGAAGLAEAIERESAALGEVLR; encoded by the coding sequence GTGAGCGGCGCTCCCTTCGGCGCCCGCCTCGACGGCGCGTTCGCGGCGCACGGTCACCTGTGCGTCGGCATCGACCCGCACCCCTACCTCCTTCAGGAGTGGGGCCTCGGGCGCGACGCCGCGGGCGTGCGCGACTTCGGCCTGCGGGTCGTCGAGGCGGCCGCGGGCCGGGTCGGCATCGTCAAGCCGCAGGTGGCGTTCTTCGAGTCCTTCGGCTCGGCGGGCTTCGCCGCTCTGGAGGACGTGCTCGCCGCCGCCCGCGCCGTCGGCCTGCTCGTGATCGGCGACGCCAAGCGCGGTGACATCGGCTCCACCAACGACGGCTACGCGGCGGCCTGGCTCACCGCGGGCTCGTCGCTCGAGGTCGACGCACTGACCGTCACCGCGTACACCGGCGTCGGAGCCCTCAGCGGTCTGCTCGACACCGCCGAGGCCGCCGGCAAGGGGGCCTTCGTGCTGAGCGCGACCTCCAACCCCGAGGCGCGCGTGCTGCAGACGGCGACGACGGATGCGGGCGAGAACCCCGGGCGCACGGTCGCGCGACTCGTCGCCGACGAGGTCGCCGCCCGCAACACCGACCGCACCCGCCTCGGCGACCACGGTCTGGTGCTCGGCGCCACCCAGCGCCTCGAGGACTACGGCTTCACCGGCGACGCCGGCCGCACCCTCTCGACCACGCCGGTGCTCGCGCCGGGCTTCGGCTTCCAGGGTGCCTCGTTCGACTCCATCCCCGCCGTCTTCGGGCAGCTCGCGCCGAACGTCGTGGTGAGCGTGTCCCGCTCCGTGCTCGCCCTCGGCTCCGCCAGCCCCGCCGGGGCCGCCGGCCTCGCCGAGGCGATCGAACGCGAGAGCGCCGCTCTCGGAGAGGTGCTGCGATGA